The Candidatus Microthrix parvicella Bio17-1 DNA segment GCCTTCGGGCACGGTGATTGGCTCTGACATGTCGGTGACGGTGCCCGGTGGGAGGTAGCTCTCGTCCAGCGGTTTTCCGTCGGCCATCACCTGTCCGGAAGGGCTGGTGATGGTCTGACCCGGAAGCCCGATCACACGCTTGATCAAGTCCTGAGGATCATCGGATCCGAACGGACACTGGGACACGTCGGGCCGCTGGAACACGACCACGTCACCCTGATGGAGGTCGGCGATGGAGTCGCTGGGCTTCCAGACCACCACGCGGTCGCCACTCAGCAGCGTGGGCACCATCGAGTCGGATGGAATCGAGAACGCCTGCAACAGAAATGCCCGCAGCAGTAGGGCCAGCACCAGGCCGACGGCGAACACGGCCACCGTCTCGGCCCAACTGCGAGCTTTCGCCGCCAGCGCCGACCGTCCGGCGGACGCTTCGTTCTCGACCGGTACCTCGACCTCGACCTCCGCCTCGGCTTCGACGCCGGCTCCGGCTCCGGCTCCGACCGCTACCTCGACCGGCGTCAACCCGGGCGTTGCATCATCGCTGGAGGATGTTGGCGGCTGGGGCTGCACGGCGCTCGGCGGGTATGGGGCCCGCACACGCATCGGCTTGCCCATCCCGTTCAGCTGCGGAGCGGGCACCGCCCACTTTGGCTCGACGGCCGGCGTGTTTCCCGCCTGCGGATCGTCGCTCACGACACCGTCCCGTCGTAGCGGGCCAGCACCGTCCGCGCCGCTGCGATCCCCGCTGCCAACAGCTCGGTCGGGGCCGACACCACCTGAGCCTCCGGCCCCAGCCTCAGCAGCAGGCGGCTGAGCCATGCCTCACCCGAGATCGCCAGCCGAATGAGCAAGGTGTCGTCTTCGCCCGAGACGACGGATTCCACCGGGTAGGCCTCGGCGATCCAGCCGTACGCCTTCGGCACCCGCAACTCCACCACCGGTGACCCGTCGTCTGGACGGATCGACAGGGAGGGGTCCTCCGGCGGGGGGCGACGACGGGCCTCATCGAGCACTTCGGCGTCGAGCACCCGGTCGAGGCGAAAGGTTCGAGGGGCATCGGCACGATGGCAATAAGCGGCCAGATACCAATGGCCCGCCTCGTTGCGGAGCAACCATGGATCGACCACGCGCTCCTCGGCCTGATCGCGGCCAAGCGTGTAGTAACGCAGCCTCACCTGCCGGTCGGACTCCAGCGCGCCTCCCAGAAGTTCCCGTTGCGTTCCGGCGGCGGCATCCCCCAGATCGACGCTCAGGTCGCGCTCGGGGTCGGCACCGATCGCCCGTGCCAGCTTGGACAGGCCGCGCGCCAGGGGCCCGTCGAGGTCGGTTCCGGGTGTGGCCAAAAGTGCGGCTCCGGCCGCCAGCAGGGCCAGGTTCTGCGCAGGTGACAGCGCCAGGGGCCGCCGAAACGCCTCACCCAATCGAAGCTCGATGTGATCGTCCTCATCGATGGACACATCCACCAACGCGTCGGGCGTGTAGGGGTAGACCCCCACCATGAACACCACATTCAGGTCGGCCAACAACTCATCGCGATCGATACCAAAACGTTCGGTCACCTCGGAGACGGTCACGCCGGGCCGCTCGGCCACCCACGGCAGCACCGCAAGGATGCGACGCAGTCGATCCCCGGCGGTCACCCGGCTGCTCACGGCCGTCCCTCGGTTGCGATCAACGAGTCGAGAACCGTCGACACCCAGTGGGTGAGGTCGGTTCGTGCCCAAGCCGGTTCGATGACCTCCACATGGTCGAGGTGACTCAGCACGTAACTGCGAAATGGTTCCCAACGGGTCAGCCGCACTCGCAGACGCAACGAACCGTCGGAACGTTCGGCAAGCACTTCGGCGTCGGGGAGCTCCAGACGGACGACCGGCGCCACCACGGAATCGACCTCCAAGGTGACCTCCTCGGCGGGTCCATCGTCATAGGTCCACGGTTGGCCGGTACCGGGCCCACCGGTCGGCTCGTGGGGGGCCGCCGAACCCGGTGCACCCAACTCGATCCGGTCTCCCATACGGTCCACTCGAAACGACCGGCGCTCACCCTTGGCGCGGTCGAACGCCGCCAGGTACCAGCGACCGCGCCGGTACTCCAGACGCTCCGGGTCGACCAACCGCTCGGCATCGCGATACACAAAGCCGGCGGTGGCCCGCCCGCTCACCGCGCTGAACAGCGGCAGAAGCGCCGCCGGGGTGGGCACCTCGGCGGACAACGAGACCGGCGAGCCGGCGCCGCCTGCGACCCCACCCAGCTTCCAGAGGCCCGAATCGTCGTCGAGACCTCGCAACCGCACGATTGACGTCGCCAGGTGCAGCGCCGCCAGTTCGTCGGTGTTCAGTTCAGGGTCGTCCATGCCGTAGTCCGCATCGGTGATGCGATACCCGACGACCGGCGGATCGGCGCCGGGCAGATCCTCCATCAGGATGGGCAGGCCCATGGCCCGCAGGTCATCCTTATCGCGCTCGAAC contains these protein-coding regions:
- a CDS encoding helix-turn-helix transcriptional regulator; protein product: MSSRVTAGDRLRRILAVLPWVAERPGVTVSEVTERFGIDRDELLADLNVVFMVGVYPYTPDALVDVSIDEDDHIELRLGEAFRRPLALSPAQNLALLAAGAALLATPGTDLDGPLARGLSKLARAIGADPERDLSVDLGDAAAGTQRELLGGALESDRQVRLRYYTLGRDQAEERVVDPWLLRNEAGHWYLAAYCHRADAPRTFRLDRVLDAEVLDEARRRPPPEDPSLSIRPDDGSPVVELRVPKAYGWIAEAYPVESVVSGEDDTLLIRLAISGEAWLSRLLLRLGPEAQVVSAPTELLAAGIAAARTVLARYDGTVS
- the lepB gene encoding signal peptidase I, encoding MSDDPQAGNTPAVEPKWAVPAPQLNGMGKPMRVRAPYPPSAVQPQPPTSSSDDATPGLTPVEVAVGAGAGAGVEAEAEVEVEVPVENEASAGRSALAAKARSWAETVAVFAVGLVLALLLRAFLLQAFSIPSDSMVPTLLSGDRVVVWKPSDSIADLHQGDVVVFQRPDVSQCPFGSDDPQDLIKRVIGLPGQTITSPSGQVMADGKPLDESYLPPGTVTDMSEPITVPEGHLLMLGDNRGASKDGRCFGPISEDAIVGRATARVWPPGRIGGL
- a CDS encoding helix-turn-helix transcriptional regulator, giving the protein MSSKKLERQLNLIAALMEGPRGLRAEEIHRRVEGYPESGEAFHRAFERDKDDLRAMGLPILMEDLPGADPPVVGYRITDADYGMDDPELNTDELAALHLATSIVRLRGLDDDSGLWKLGGVAGGAGSPVSLSAEVPTPAALLPLFSAVSGRATAGFVYRDAERLVDPERLEYRRGRWYLAAFDRAKGERRSFRVDRMGDRIELGAPGSAAPHEPTGGPGTGQPWTYDDGPAEEVTLEVDSVVAPVVRLELPDAEVLAERSDGSLRLRVRLTRWEPFRSYVLSHLDHVEVIEPAWARTDLTHWVSTVLDSLIATEGRP